A single region of the Pseudomonas sp. GGS8 genome encodes:
- a CDS encoding ion transporter, whose protein sequence is MESNNDWRRRLYVIIFQSDTVAGRRFDSTLLLIILASLVIVILDSIDSVHQNYADVLAYIEWGFTIIFAVEYGLRLYCSPKPLRYAFSFYGLVDLLAIVPGILALYYSDAQYLLIIRIIRMLRIFRVLKLSPYLKQANYLMAALRGSKQKIVVFLLSVSTLVTVFGTLMYVIEGPEHGFTSIPKGIYWAIVTLTTVGFGDIVPKTPLGQVISSLVMITGYSIIAVPTGIFTAELANAMRGEQLQHDCPVCKKNSHEHGAAFCSRCGNALFKKQE, encoded by the coding sequence ATGGAAAGCAACAACGACTGGCGCCGTCGCCTCTACGTCATAATTTTCCAGAGCGACACAGTGGCCGGTCGGCGCTTCGACAGCACCTTGCTGCTGATCATCCTCGCCAGCCTGGTGATCGTGATTCTCGACAGCATCGACAGCGTTCACCAGAACTACGCCGACGTGCTGGCGTACATCGAGTGGGGCTTCACCATCATTTTCGCCGTCGAATACGGCCTGCGCCTGTACTGCTCGCCCAAACCCTTGCGCTACGCCTTCAGCTTCTATGGGTTGGTGGATTTGCTGGCGATCGTGCCCGGCATTCTCGCGCTGTATTACAGCGATGCGCAGTACCTGCTGATCATCCGGATCATTCGGATGTTGCGGATTTTCCGCGTGCTCAAGCTCAGCCCGTATCTGAAACAAGCCAACTATTTGATGGCGGCGCTACGCGGTAGCAAGCAGAAGATCGTGGTGTTTTTGCTCAGCGTCAGCACCCTGGTGACGGTGTTCGGCACCTTGATGTACGTGATCGAAGGCCCGGAACACGGCTTCACCAGCATCCCCAAAGGCATCTATTGGGCTATCGTCACGCTGACCACCGTAGGCTTTGGCGACATCGTGCCGAAGACGCCGCTGGGTCAGGTGATTTCATCCCTGGTGATGATCACTGGTTACTCGATCATCGCCGTGCCGACGGGAATCTTCACTGCGGAACTGGCCAACGCCATGCGCGGCGAACAACTGCAACACGACTGCCCGGTCTGCAAGAAAAACAGCCACGAACATGGCGCGGCGTTCTGCTCCCGTTGTGGCAATGCGTTGTTCAAGAAACAGGAATAA
- a CDS encoding urea transporter, with product MPAHHFNTHCPDWATALLNGFSQIFLQRHPLCGLLCLLAILFTAPTLLVGALLGGVAGLLTAQRRGYAKANRQAGLFSYNGILLGLLLSLYFPWSALLPPLIIACGGLSAMLTQQWLKGAGDHPCLPAYTAPFVGLSWLLLGFAAPQQPVPLIEPNTLNLLAAELKGLGQVMFLGHPLAGALIAAGLLLADRRAFVWALLGSAAGLGFALLHHDTSSALQGLSGYNPVLAALALSTQRRQPWLPLLGILLALLLTPGFAALGLATLTAPFILACWLVHAGISVLRQAAADALRY from the coding sequence ATGCCTGCCCACCACTTCAACACCCACTGCCCCGACTGGGCCACCGCCCTGCTCAACGGCTTCAGCCAGATTTTCCTCCAGCGCCATCCGCTGTGCGGGCTACTGTGTCTGTTGGCGATTCTGTTCACCGCGCCAACCTTGCTCGTAGGTGCGCTGCTGGGCGGTGTCGCCGGGTTGCTCACCGCGCAACGTCGCGGCTATGCCAAGGCCAATCGTCAGGCCGGACTGTTCAGTTACAACGGCATTTTGCTCGGGCTGTTGCTGAGCCTGTATTTCCCATGGTCAGCGCTGCTGCCCCCGCTGATCATCGCCTGCGGCGGCCTGAGTGCGATGCTCACCCAGCAATGGCTCAAAGGCGCTGGCGATCATCCATGTCTACCGGCCTACACCGCACCATTCGTTGGGTTGAGTTGGCTGTTGCTCGGCTTTGCCGCACCACAGCAACCCGTTCCGCTGATCGAACCGAACACCCTCAACCTGCTCGCCGCCGAATTGAAAGGCCTGGGGCAAGTCATGTTTCTCGGCCATCCCCTGGCCGGCGCGCTGATTGCCGCCGGGTTGCTGCTTGCCGACCGCCGCGCCTTTGTGTGGGCGCTGCTCGGCTCCGCCGCCGGCCTCGGTTTCGCCCTGTTGCATCACGATACTTCCAGCGCCTTGCAGGGTTTGAGCGGCTACAACCCAGTGCTCGCCGCCCTCGCGCTCAGTACGCAACGCCGCCAACCGTGGCTGCCGCTGCTCGGGATTCTGCTGGCGTTATTGCTCACACCCGGGTTTGCCGCATTGGGTCTGGCAACGCTGACGGCGCCGTTCATTCTTGCCTGCTGGCTGGTTCATGCTGGCATCAGCGTGCTGCGCCAGGCTGCTGCCGACGCCTTGCGCTATTGA
- the ccmI gene encoding c-type cytochrome biogenesis protein CcmI, translating into MIDFWLAAGLLLLVALSFLLIPVLRDRRAQLEEDRTALNVALYQERVAELQTQQEEGVLNAEQMDAGRAEAARELLADTEGVEAPRVSRLGKPLPLLAAILVPVLGLGLYLHFGASDKVELTREFAQAPQSMEEMTRRLERAVAAQPDSAEGLYFLGRTYMAQDRPGDAAKIFERTVNLAGRQPELLGQWAQAQYFADGKKWSDKVQSLTDEALKADPKEVTSLGLLGIAAFEGERYQDAIDYWNRLLVQLPPDDQSRVALQGGIARAAEKLEASGGKVAQAPAAKAAAMLKVHVDLAPDLKAKVQPGDSVFIFARAISGPPAPLAAKRLTVADLPATVELGDADAMMPQLKLSNFSEVQLVARISRAGKPTAGEWIGRSQPLATSTTAPQKLTIDSPDK; encoded by the coding sequence ATGATTGATTTCTGGCTCGCTGCAGGTCTGCTGCTTCTGGTAGCCCTGAGTTTTTTGCTGATCCCCGTTCTGCGTGATCGTCGCGCCCAGCTTGAAGAAGATCGTACGGCGCTCAACGTCGCGCTGTATCAGGAGCGCGTGGCTGAGTTGCAGACTCAGCAGGAAGAAGGCGTACTCAACGCCGAACAAATGGATGCCGGCCGCGCCGAAGCCGCCCGTGAACTGCTGGCCGACACCGAAGGCGTCGAGGCACCGCGAGTGTCGCGTCTGGGCAAACCATTGCCATTGCTGGCGGCGATTCTGGTGCCGGTGCTGGGCCTTGGGCTGTACCTGCATTTCGGTGCCAGCGACAAAGTCGAGCTGACCCGCGAGTTCGCCCAGGCGCCGCAGTCGATGGAAGAAATGACCCGTCGCCTGGAGCGTGCGGTGGCCGCCCAACCGGACTCGGCCGAAGGTCTGTACTTCCTCGGCCGTACTTACATGGCTCAGGACCGCCCTGGCGATGCGGCGAAGATCTTCGAACGCACCGTGAACCTGGCCGGTCGCCAGCCGGAACTGCTCGGGCAGTGGGCTCAGGCTCAATACTTTGCCGATGGCAAAAAGTGGTCGGACAAGGTCCAGAGCCTGACCGACGAAGCGCTGAAAGCCGATCCGAAGGAAGTCACCAGTCTCGGTCTGCTGGGCATCGCGGCCTTTGAAGGCGAGCGTTATCAGGACGCCATTGACTACTGGAATCGCCTGCTGGTGCAACTGCCACCGGATGACCAATCCCGTGTTGCGCTGCAAGGCGGCATCGCTCGGGCCGCCGAGAAGCTTGAAGCCAGCGGCGGCAAGGTTGCCCAGGCGCCTGCGGCCAAAGCTGCAGCAATGCTCAAGGTGCATGTCGATCTTGCTCCGGACTTGAAAGCCAAGGTCCAGCCCGGCGACAGCGTGTTCATCTTCGCCCGCGCCATCTCCGGCCCGCCCGCACCGCTGGCCGCCAAGCGTCTGACGGTCGCCGACTTGCCGGCAACCGTCGAGCTGGGCGATGCCGATGCAATGATGCCCCAGTTGAAACTGTCGAACTTCTCTGAAGTCCAACTAGTTGCGCGCATCTCCCGCGCCGGCAAGCCGACTGCCGGCGAGTGGATCGGTCGTAGCCAACCCTTGGCCACCAGCACCACCGCGCCACAAAAACTGACCATCGACAGCCCGGATAAATAA
- a CDS encoding cytochrome c-type biogenesis protein, with translation MKRWIAAVVLGLSMAGVAHAAIDTYEFAKEGDRERFRELTKELRCPKCQNQDIADSNAPIAADLRKEIFRMLGEGKDNQQIIDFMVDRYGDFVRYKPALNAKTALLWFGPAGLLLGGFVIIAVIVRRRRVQRADSPDGLSLDERERLDHLLDKTKHD, from the coding sequence ATGAAGCGCTGGATTGCCGCCGTTGTTCTGGGGTTGAGCATGGCCGGTGTGGCCCACGCGGCCATCGATACTTATGAGTTCGCCAAAGAGGGCGATCGCGAGCGTTTTCGCGAGCTGACCAAAGAGCTGCGTTGCCCCAAGTGCCAGAATCAGGACATCGCCGATTCCAACGCACCGATCGCCGCCGACCTGCGCAAAGAGATTTTCCGCATGCTCGGCGAGGGCAAGGACAACCAGCAGATCATCGACTTCATGGTCGACCGCTACGGTGATTTCGTCCGCTACAAGCCTGCCCTCAACGCCAAGACCGCATTGCTCTGGTTCGGCCCGGCCGGCCTGCTGCTGGGCGGTTTTGTGATCATTGCCGTGATCGTCCGCCGTCGTCGCGTGCAACGCGCCGACAGCCCGGACGGGCTTTCTTTAGATGAGCGTGAGCGCCTCGACCACCTGTTGGATAAAACCAAGCATGATTGA
- a CDS encoding helix-turn-helix domain-containing protein, with amino-acid sequence MSPVIHPPLNLPMEREVQAAIEGQRALAAYLATQFETQHIQIFDEQNEAHSVELPTSALRLLVDILAELAAGNAVKVVPVHAELTTQEAADLLNVSRPHLIKLLESGELSYHKTGKHRRVRFADLMDYKTRRDIASEQAMTLLAEQAQALRTGYE; translated from the coding sequence ATGTCACCAGTTATCCATCCCCCCCTCAACCTGCCCATGGAGCGTGAGGTCCAGGCCGCTATCGAAGGTCAGCGCGCCTTGGCTGCCTACCTCGCCACCCAATTCGAAACTCAGCACATCCAGATTTTCGATGAGCAGAATGAAGCACACAGCGTCGAACTTCCCACCTCAGCGCTTCGGTTGCTTGTCGACATCTTGGCAGAGCTCGCTGCAGGCAACGCCGTCAAAGTGGTCCCGGTTCACGCTGAACTGACCACCCAGGAAGCGGCGGACTTGCTCAATGTCTCACGCCCGCACCTGATCAAACTGCTGGAGTCCGGTGAGTTGTCCTACCACAAAACCGGCAAGCACCGACGTGTGCGCTTTGCCGATTTGATGGACTATAAAACCCGGCGCGACATAGCCAGCGAGCAAGCAATGACGCTTCTCGCCGAGCAGGCACAAGCGTTAAGGACAGGATACGAGTGA
- a CDS encoding PIN domain-containing protein, producing the protein MRHSSFTAVYDACVLYPAPLRDFLMWLALSGRFRARWSLEIHNEWKRNLLKNRPDLTREQLDRTSDLMDQAIPDACVYGYEKLIEGLTLPDVDDRHVLAAAIRCNASVIVTFNQKDFPDETLGPFGIEAQHPDEFVDNLFDLDPAAVVAAAQRQRKQLKMPPMDVSTYLELLLRQGLTRSSKALTHYQAIL; encoded by the coding sequence GTGAGGCACTCCTCTTTTACCGCTGTATATGACGCATGTGTTTTGTACCCCGCGCCCTTGAGAGATTTTCTGATGTGGCTCGCGCTCTCCGGGCGTTTCAGGGCGCGATGGTCACTGGAGATACATAACGAATGGAAGCGCAATCTGCTGAAAAACCGTCCAGACCTGACAAGAGAGCAATTGGATCGCACGTCCGACTTGATGGATCAGGCCATACCCGATGCTTGCGTATACGGTTACGAAAAGCTGATCGAAGGGCTAACACTGCCTGATGTCGATGACCGACATGTTCTGGCTGCTGCTATACGCTGCAATGCCAGTGTCATCGTGACCTTTAACCAGAAAGATTTTCCGGATGAAACACTGGGACCTTTTGGCATCGAAGCCCAGCATCCTGACGAGTTCGTCGATAACCTCTTTGATCTGGACCCGGCAGCAGTTGTCGCGGCAGCACAACGGCAACGCAAACAGCTAAAGATGCCGCCGATGGATGTCAGCACTTATCTCGAACTGCTGTTGCGTCAAGGCCTGACTCGGTCGAGCAAGGCGTTGACCCACTATCAGGCCATTCTTTAA
- a CDS encoding DsbE family thiol:disulfide interchange protein codes for MRRWLMLLPLAIFLVVAVFLYRGLYLNPAELPSAMIDKPFPEFSLPSVQGEKNLTRADILGKPALVNVWGTWCISCRVEHPVLNKLAEKGVVIYGINYKDTNADALKWLAEFHNPYQLDVRDDEGTLGLNLGVYGAPETFFIDAKGIIRDKFVGVIDEQVWREKLAAKYQALVDEAKP; via the coding sequence ATGAGACGTTGGTTGATGCTGTTGCCGCTGGCGATTTTTCTGGTGGTTGCTGTTTTCTTGTATCGGGGGCTGTACCTGAACCCGGCCGAGTTGCCCTCGGCGATGATCGACAAACCATTCCCGGAGTTTTCCCTGCCCTCGGTACAGGGCGAAAAAAACCTGACCAGAGCAGACATTCTGGGTAAACCGGCACTGGTCAATGTATGGGGCACCTGGTGCATTTCCTGCCGGGTCGAGCACCCGGTGTTGAACAAACTGGCCGAGAAGGGCGTGGTGATCTACGGCATCAACTACAAGGACACCAATGCAGACGCCTTGAAGTGGCTGGCCGAGTTCCATAACCCGTATCAACTGGACGTCCGTGACGATGAAGGCACCTTGGGCCTGAACCTCGGCGTGTACGGCGCACCGGAAACCTTCTTCATTGACGCCAAGGGCATCATCCGCGACAAATTCGTCGGGGTGATCGACGAGCAAGTCTGGCGCGAAAAACTGGCGGCCAAGTATCAGGCGCTGGTCGACGAGGCCAAGCCATGA
- a CDS encoding serine hydrolase family protein: MFKTLAAIGFAVLGLSGCSGKVDLQAVSQGSSLTPGTLDSSPYTLMALLPPPGGYKHLRVYIEGDGRAWATRSQPSIDPTPHASLMAKLAAGDRGGRAYLARPCQFVTSPGCNTDLWTSGRFNSSVIEAMSAALDRLKSRFAVEQFELVGYSGGAAIALVLAGTRNDVTQVQTIAGNLDPVKWAELMQLTPFSKPVTPLQFRDKLRALPQRHFIGLNDKVVPPQMLQFYTTQLQGKCLEAVETLATHDQGYDESWGARSELPMACETDPLR, translated from the coding sequence ATGTTTAAAACACTGGCCGCTATCGGCTTCGCGGTCCTCGGGCTTAGCGGATGCTCGGGTAAAGTCGATTTGCAGGCGGTAAGTCAAGGCTCCTCGCTTACTCCTGGCACGCTCGATAGTTCACCTTACACACTCATGGCCTTGCTACCGCCACCAGGGGGCTACAAGCATCTGCGTGTTTACATTGAAGGCGATGGTCGGGCATGGGCGACACGATCTCAACCGAGTATCGACCCGACCCCTCACGCGTCCTTGATGGCGAAATTGGCCGCTGGAGATCGGGGGGGCCGTGCCTATCTGGCGCGCCCTTGTCAGTTCGTGACATCGCCGGGTTGCAACACTGATTTATGGACATCCGGTCGTTTCAACTCATCAGTCATAGAGGCCATGAGCGCAGCCCTCGATCGTCTGAAAAGCCGCTTTGCAGTGGAGCAGTTCGAACTGGTCGGATATTCGGGCGGCGCAGCGATTGCCTTGGTCCTTGCGGGGACTCGTAACGACGTCACTCAAGTGCAAACAATTGCCGGGAATCTCGACCCGGTAAAGTGGGCGGAGCTGATGCAGCTCACGCCATTCTCGAAGCCGGTGACACCTCTGCAGTTTCGCGACAAGTTGCGTGCGCTCCCGCAACGTCATTTCATTGGTTTGAATGACAAGGTCGTGCCGCCTCAAATGCTCCAGTTCTACACCACGCAGCTTCAGGGAAAATGCCTGGAAGCCGTCGAAACCCTCGCCACCCACGATCAGGGATACGATGAAAGTTGGGGCGCGCGGTCGGAGCTGCCGATGGCTTGTGAGACTGATCCATTGCGTTGA
- a CDS encoding autotransporter domain-containing protein → MDNKFFKKSVLAMVVSASTVQAFASEYDLSQGFKDWTGQPLSETLTLTGQRTRQSNTDNTGVTFFQNTVAGSLINRGDFTFDAQGATVTGIGLDVSFRNTSGSNIQGDFINAGKLSLSNVNSAEGIEIANTTITGNVINAGTVSITQASGANIYGEPEGIYLHGTTIGGDLINSGVVDVQGNYAVGLILDSHSGQPVSIAGKLLNSGTIRATGQNASAFHVETQTSALRIENSGSIMSVGKNAEAIGFLDGSVDYLLNTGTIEASGEDAVGIKLGGATFTQNAVSGARGIINSGNIIADGVAIRVDADQVSAFEINQQGGEIRSNHAAAIDGAGLAQLNWTGGAIKGDLLNLNGVNVAGQANYTGSKIGSTVSVTSGSLNLQNQGVVITGDLNVGANSGIDMLLSDRVTPGTPYLTVDGKATFAQSSTVTLNAKPGDFTPTAAGTQYTLVKAGSLQNNGLSVTSSSSLLNVASYTTDAQTVNALVTLKSDSQVDEEQGNIGTSRSTRQILNRFKNGPLGQLNSDDAVFKAFANASSQEALAKLGEQLAPEVSRGAVNAAVSGQAMMNGAINNRVSGLRSGLSSGDSLTDTGVWVQGLSSNQDQDSRDAVAGYSANSSGIAVGADGKLNANSTVGLAYSYLNTNVTSDTGNKTDVQGQALTLYGSWDLRNWFVDGSLSYGRNDNDSKRYIADSAAKASYNSDAWALSALSGYTFKLTDQLIVEPRVAARYTNIQLDSFNEHGSSAALHSNAQRFEIGELGAGLRMAADVPLLNGTLTPEASVMAYHDFIGDQINQTSSFILGGSPFIVAGASPVRDSYEGRIGVKYQIDALTLGTNYGYQTKTGFNADTFTVEARYAF, encoded by the coding sequence ATGGATAATAAGTTTTTCAAGAAGAGCGTGCTGGCAATGGTTGTCAGTGCTTCGACCGTTCAGGCATTTGCCAGCGAGTACGACCTGAGCCAGGGTTTCAAGGACTGGACGGGTCAACCCCTCAGTGAAACCTTGACCCTGACCGGGCAACGAACCCGCCAGAGCAATACGGACAACACAGGTGTCACGTTCTTCCAGAACACTGTCGCGGGCTCACTCATTAACCGGGGCGACTTCACTTTCGACGCTCAAGGCGCGACAGTGACCGGGATCGGACTGGATGTCAGTTTCCGCAACACCAGCGGCAGCAACATTCAGGGTGACTTCATCAATGCCGGCAAGCTTTCTCTTTCCAACGTGAATAGCGCTGAGGGAATCGAGATCGCCAATACCACTATCACCGGCAATGTCATCAACGCCGGGACTGTCTCCATCACCCAGGCATCGGGAGCCAATATCTATGGCGAGCCTGAGGGTATCTACCTCCATGGGACCACTATTGGCGGCGATCTGATCAACAGTGGTGTTGTCGACGTGCAGGGCAACTATGCCGTGGGGCTGATTCTGGATTCCCATTCCGGGCAACCCGTGAGCATCGCCGGCAAGCTTCTCAACTCAGGAACGATTCGTGCCACGGGTCAGAACGCCTCCGCTTTTCATGTCGAGACCCAAACCAGCGCGTTGAGGATCGAGAACAGCGGCTCGATCATGAGCGTCGGCAAGAACGCCGAGGCTATCGGGTTTTTGGATGGTTCAGTCGATTATTTGCTCAACACCGGGACTATTGAGGCATCGGGTGAAGACGCCGTTGGCATCAAGCTCGGGGGTGCCACTTTCACGCAGAATGCTGTGTCTGGCGCTCGGGGCATTATCAACTCCGGCAATATCATTGCGGACGGTGTTGCGATCCGGGTCGATGCGGACCAGGTATCAGCGTTCGAGATCAACCAGCAAGGTGGCGAAATTCGCAGCAATCATGCGGCGGCTATCGATGGCGCAGGGTTGGCGCAACTGAACTGGACCGGCGGTGCAATCAAGGGCGATCTGCTCAATCTCAATGGGGTGAATGTTGCGGGTCAAGCCAATTACACCGGTAGTAAAATTGGCAGTACGGTATCTGTGACGTCAGGCTCTCTGAATCTGCAAAATCAGGGCGTCGTGATTACCGGTGACCTGAACGTCGGAGCCAACAGTGGTATCGATATGTTGCTTTCGGATCGCGTCACCCCCGGTACGCCTTATTTGACGGTGGACGGCAAGGCTACCTTCGCCCAGTCCTCCACAGTGACGTTGAATGCCAAACCAGGTGATTTCACACCGACCGCTGCCGGCACTCAATACACGCTGGTCAAGGCCGGCAGCCTGCAGAACAACGGGTTGAGTGTGACCAGTTCGTCCTCGTTGTTGAACGTCGCCAGCTATACAACCGATGCCCAGACCGTCAATGCGCTGGTCACACTGAAAAGTGACAGTCAGGTGGATGAAGAGCAGGGGAATATTGGCACCTCCCGCAGCACCCGCCAGATCCTCAATCGCTTCAAGAATGGCCCGCTGGGACAATTGAACAGTGATGATGCGGTCTTCAAAGCCTTTGCCAACGCCTCTTCCCAAGAGGCGCTGGCGAAGCTCGGTGAGCAGCTGGCGCCGGAAGTCAGCCGTGGGGCGGTCAATGCGGCAGTATCGGGTCAGGCAATGATGAATGGAGCGATCAACAACCGCGTGTCCGGCCTGCGCTCGGGGCTCTCATCTGGGGATTCGCTGACAGATACCGGCGTGTGGGTTCAGGGGTTGAGCAGCAACCAGGATCAGGACAGCCGTGATGCAGTCGCCGGTTATTCGGCCAACAGCAGCGGTATTGCTGTCGGGGCGGACGGCAAGCTGAATGCCAACTCCACCGTGGGGCTGGCCTATTCGTATCTGAATACCAACGTCACCTCCGATACTGGAAATAAAACCGATGTACAGGGCCAGGCATTGACGCTGTACGGTAGCTGGGATCTGCGCAACTGGTTTGTCGATGGCAGCCTCAGTTATGGGCGCAATGACAATGACAGCAAACGTTATATTGCCGATAGCGCGGCCAAAGCCAGCTACAACAGTGACGCATGGGCACTGAGTGCCTTGAGCGGTTATACCTTCAAACTCACTGACCAACTGATTGTCGAACCGCGTGTCGCCGCACGTTACACCAATATTCAGCTGGACAGCTTTAATGAGCATGGCTCATCGGCCGCCTTGCACTCCAATGCCCAGCGCTTCGAAATTGGCGAGTTGGGCGCCGGGTTGCGAATGGCCGCTGACGTGCCATTGCTCAATGGCACCCTCACACCTGAAGCGAGCGTGATGGCTTACCACGACTTTATCGGTGACCAGATCAATCAGACCTCCAGTTTCATCTTGGGAGGCTCGCCTTTCATTGTCGCCGGAGCCAGTCCGGTGCGTGATAGTTATGAAGGTCGTATAGGGGTGAAGTATCAAATTGATGCTCTAACCCTGGGGACCAATTATGGCTATCAAACGAAGACCGGTTTTAACGCCGACACCTTTACCGTTGAAGCGCGCTACGCTTTTTGA
- a CDS encoding MFS transporter, translated as MNSATQVPHGAATMTRGMVLLFAFCCGAIVANIYYAQPIIGLIAPDIGLTDTMASLIVSLTQIGYALGLFFLVPLGDLLENRRLMIITTVVAIASLLGAAFTDQPNVFLLVSLLVGFSSVSVQILIPLAAHLTPEASRGRVVGGIMGGLLLGILLARPVSSVVADHFGWRAMFVIASVLMAAISVVLALTVPKRQPDHSASYGQLLGSLWTLLRQQPVLRQRAFYQGCMFATFSLFWTAVPLELARNHGLSQTQIAIFALVGAIGAIAAPIAGRLADAGHTRLASLLAMLFASLSFLPAFIHPAYSVIGLAVTGVVLDFCVQMNMVLGQRAVYTLDAKSRGRLNALYMTSIFIGGAFGSSVASAVYEHGGWLWIVIVGSVFPLLALLRFLSVSEKPALAAVQQR; from the coding sequence ATGAATTCAGCGACTCAGGTGCCCCACGGTGCCGCGACAATGACCCGAGGGATGGTGCTGCTCTTTGCCTTCTGCTGTGGCGCGATCGTCGCCAACATCTACTACGCCCAGCCGATCATCGGCCTGATCGCGCCGGACATCGGCCTGACCGACACCATGGCCAGCCTGATCGTTTCGCTGACGCAAATTGGTTACGCGCTCGGCCTGTTCTTCCTGGTGCCACTGGGTGATCTGCTGGAAAACCGCCGCTTGATGATCATCACCACCGTGGTGGCGATTGCCAGTCTGCTGGGCGCAGCGTTCACCGATCAGCCAAACGTTTTTCTGCTGGTCTCGTTGTTGGTGGGGTTCAGTTCGGTGTCGGTGCAGATCCTGATTCCGCTGGCCGCCCACCTGACGCCGGAAGCGTCGCGCGGCCGCGTGGTCGGCGGAATCATGGGCGGTCTGCTGCTGGGGATTCTGCTGGCACGGCCGGTGTCCAGCGTAGTGGCGGACCACTTCGGCTGGCGCGCGATGTTCGTCATCGCCTCGGTGTTGATGGCGGCGATCAGCGTCGTCCTGGCCCTGACGGTGCCCAAGCGCCAGCCTGATCACAGCGCCTCTTATGGCCAGTTACTGGGCTCACTCTGGACACTGCTGCGCCAGCAACCGGTGTTGCGTCAGCGGGCGTTTTATCAGGGTTGCATGTTCGCCACGTTCAGCCTGTTCTGGACCGCCGTGCCGCTGGAACTGGCGCGCAATCATGGCTTGTCGCAAACCCAGATCGCGATCTTCGCCCTGGTGGGAGCCATCGGCGCGATTGCCGCGCCCATCGCCGGTCGACTGGCCGATGCCGGCCACACCCGCCTCGCCTCACTACTGGCGATGCTGTTCGCCAGCCTGAGCTTCCTGCCGGCCTTCATCCACCCGGCCTACAGTGTCATCGGCCTGGCCGTGACGGGCGTGGTGCTGGATTTCTGCGTGCAAATGAACATGGTCCTCGGCCAGCGCGCCGTCTACACCCTCGACGCCAAGAGCCGCGGCCGTCTGAATGCGCTGTACATGACCAGCATCTTCATCGGCGGCGCGTTCGGCTCATCGGTGGCCAGTGCGGTGTACGAACACGGTGGCTGGTTGTGGATCGTGATTGTCGGTAGCGTGTTTCCGTTGCTGGCGTTGTTGCGGTTTTTGAGTGTGTCGGAGAAGCCGGCACTGGCGGCGGTGCAACAACGTTAG